A single genomic interval of Methylobacterium bullatum harbors:
- the ureD_2 gene encoding Urease accessory protein UreD → MAQDESRIDGASEERTSIAVPSPDTAPARQRSDGRVGVRVVRHGIGTHVADLSEAGPLRLRLPRHAAGACEAVLLNTAGGIACGDGFGVEAEVGAGAHLVLTTTAAEKIYKSDGPSSHVGTRAMLAEGARLDWLPQETILFDRARLERRFEADLAPDARLLAFEAVVFGRTARHERLESGLFRDAWRIRRGGRLAYAESLAFDGPITALLERTALGGGARAIATLLDVSPDAEARLEAFRSHVDRLASPGVDVAASAWNGHLVARFLSAAPDALRATAARLLVAYRGMPMPRVWQS, encoded by the coding sequence GTGGCCCAAGACGAATCGCGCATTGACGGAGCGAGCGAGGAACGAACGAGTATCGCCGTCCCGTCCCCCGACACGGCGCCGGCCCGGCAGCGCTCCGACGGGCGTGTCGGCGTGCGCGTCGTCCGGCACGGAATCGGCACGCATGTGGCCGACCTGTCCGAGGCAGGGCCGCTGCGCCTGCGGCTTCCGCGCCACGCCGCGGGTGCCTGCGAGGCGGTCCTCCTTAACACGGCGGGCGGCATCGCCTGCGGCGACGGGTTCGGGGTCGAGGCGGAGGTGGGCGCGGGCGCCCATCTCGTCCTCACCACCACCGCCGCCGAGAAGATCTACAAATCCGACGGCCCGTCGAGTCACGTGGGCACCCGGGCGATGCTCGCCGAGGGGGCACGCCTCGACTGGCTGCCGCAGGAGACCATCCTGTTCGACCGGGCGCGGCTGGAACGGCGGTTCGAGGCCGATCTCGCCCCGGATGCGCGCCTGCTCGCTTTCGAGGCCGTCGTCTTCGGGCGCACCGCCCGGCACGAGCGGCTGGAATCCGGCCTGTTCCGGGATGCGTGGCGCATCCGCCGGGGCGGGCGTCTGGCCTATGCCGAATCCCTCGCCTTCGACGGTCCGATCACGGCCCTGCTGGAGCGGACCGCCCTCGGCGGAGGCGCCCGGGCCATCGCGACCCTCCTCGACGTCTCGCCCGATGCCGAGGCGCGGCTGGAGGCGTTCCGCAGCCACGTGGACAGGCTCGCGTCACCGGGGGTCGACGTCGCCGCCAGTGCCTGGAACGGGCACCTCGTTGCCCGATTCCTGAGCGCCGCCCCCGATGCCCTGCGGGCGACGGCCGCGCGCCTCCTCGTGGCCTACCGGGGCATGCCGATGCCGCGGGTCTGGCAGAGTTAG
- the sseA gene encoding 3-mercaptopyruvate sulfurtransferase: MAPSHFVTTGWLKERLGAPGIIVLDASWYLPAQGRDAAAEYEAAHIPGAIRFDIDAMSDETSPLPHMLPRPEVFASRMRELGIGDGMHIVVYDGMGLFSAPRVWWMLRTFGVRDVQILEGGFPAWLAAGFPTEDGDGPRRDRRHFSARLDHGAVADAADVARALETGSAQVVDARSAPRFRGEEAEPRPGVRPGHMPGARNVHYSALQADGRLKDADALRKVFADAGVDPARPVVTTCGSGVTAAIVALALETLGHPPRALYDGSWSEWGVDPARPVATGPA, translated from the coding sequence ATGGCGCCTTCGCATTTCGTCACGACCGGCTGGCTCAAGGAGCGTCTCGGCGCGCCGGGCATCATCGTGCTCGATGCGTCGTGGTACCTGCCCGCCCAGGGGCGCGATGCCGCAGCCGAATACGAGGCCGCCCATATCCCCGGCGCGATCCGCTTCGACATCGACGCCATGAGCGACGAGACCTCGCCCCTGCCGCACATGCTGCCCAGGCCGGAGGTCTTCGCCTCGCGCATGCGCGAGCTCGGCATCGGAGACGGCATGCACATCGTCGTCTATGACGGGATGGGCCTGTTCTCCGCGCCCCGCGTCTGGTGGATGCTGCGCACCTTCGGCGTGCGCGACGTGCAGATCCTGGAGGGGGGCTTTCCGGCCTGGCTGGCCGCCGGCTTTCCCACCGAGGATGGCGACGGTCCCCGCCGCGACCGGCGCCATTTCTCCGCGCGCCTCGACCACGGGGCCGTGGCCGATGCCGCCGACGTCGCTCGCGCCCTCGAGACCGGCTCGGCCCAGGTGGTCGATGCCCGCTCCGCCCCGCGTTTTCGCGGCGAGGAGGCCGAGCCGCGCCCCGGCGTGCGCCCCGGCCACATGCCGGGCGCGCGCAACGTCCATTACTCCGCGCTCCAGGCCGACGGCCGGCTGAAGGATGCGGATGCCCTGCGCAAGGTCTTCGCCGATGCCGGCGTCGATCCGGCCAGACCCGTGGTCACCACCTGCGGCTCGGGCGTGACGGCCGCCATCGTCGCCCTGGCCCTCGAGACCCTCGGTCATCCCCCCCGCGCGCTCTATGACGGCTCCTGGTCCGAATGGGGCGTCGACCCCGCGCGGCCCGTCGCCACGGGACCGGCCTGA
- the rhlE_2 gene encoding ATP-dependent RNA helicase RhlE, whose amino-acid sequence MHPDRPITRAASSSTDQPLRQDGHRFGGVRPVPLPESLPLTQFTDFGLAQPVLRALDEAGYKTPTPIQAQALRPAMEGRDLCGIAQTGTGKTAAFALPILHRLAQNPRKAIRRGCRVLVLSPTRELANQIAESFSDYGKYLSFTNTVVFGGVTISRQEKALANGVDILVATPGRLMDLIERRSLTLEAVEILVLDEADQMLDLGFIHALKRIVKMLPKERQSLFFSATMPKNIAGLADQYLRDPVQVAVTPVATTAERVTQEVIFAHTGAKQALLNHILRDPKIERVLVFTRTKHGADRVVRGLEKVGINASAIHGNKSQPQRERALAAFKDGSCRVLVATDIAARGIDVEAVSHVINYDLPNVPESYVHRIGRTARAGANGLAISFCNDEEKAYLRDIERTTRQKIPVGAFPEGFNPPTRQEAAEAAQAEERRPAPQGQRPGQRQGQRPGGGRPGAGARPGGGRGGQPAGQARSGRPQEGRGDRPSEGQGRGPRPDQRGDNRAPRQGERPRSGGGGSNAGGEGRAIGWLDRFPRS is encoded by the coding sequence ATGCACCCGGATCGCCCCATCACGCGGGCGGCCTCCAGCTCAACGGACCAGCCCCTTCGACAAGACGGCCATCGTTTCGGTGGTGTCCGGCCGGTCCCGCTGCCTGAAAGTCTACCCTTGACCCAATTCACCGATTTCGGCCTCGCCCAGCCCGTGCTGCGCGCCCTGGATGAGGCCGGCTATAAGACCCCGACCCCGATTCAGGCCCAGGCCCTCCGCCCCGCCATGGAAGGCCGCGACCTCTGCGGCATCGCCCAGACCGGCACCGGCAAGACCGCGGCCTTCGCGCTGCCGATCCTGCACCGCCTCGCCCAGAACCCGCGCAAGGCCATCCGCCGCGGCTGCCGCGTGCTGGTGCTCTCGCCCACCCGCGAGCTCGCCAACCAGATCGCCGAGAGCTTCTCGGACTACGGGAAATACCTGTCGTTCACCAACACCGTGGTGTTCGGCGGCGTCACCATCTCCCGCCAGGAGAAGGCTTTGGCCAACGGCGTCGACATCCTCGTCGCCACGCCGGGCCGCCTCATGGACCTCATCGAGCGTCGCTCGCTGACCCTCGAGGCCGTCGAGATCCTCGTCCTCGACGAGGCCGACCAGATGCTCGACCTCGGCTTCATCCACGCCCTCAAGCGCATCGTGAAGATGCTGCCGAAGGAGCGCCAGAGCCTGTTCTTCTCGGCCACGATGCCGAAGAACATCGCCGGCCTCGCCGACCAGTATCTCCGCGATCCGGTGCAGGTCGCCGTCACCCCCGTGGCGACCACCGCCGAGCGCGTCACCCAGGAGGTCATCTTCGCCCATACCGGCGCGAAGCAGGCCCTCCTCAACCACATCCTGCGCGACCCGAAGATCGAGCGCGTGCTCGTCTTCACGCGGACCAAGCACGGCGCCGACCGCGTGGTGCGCGGCCTGGAGAAGGTCGGGATCAACGCCTCCGCCATCCACGGCAACAAGTCCCAGCCGCAGCGTGAGCGGGCTCTCGCCGCGTTCAAGGACGGGTCCTGCCGGGTGCTGGTCGCCACCGACATCGCCGCCCGCGGCATCGATGTGGAGGCGGTGAGCCACGTCATCAACTATGACCTGCCCAACGTGCCCGAGAGCTACGTCCACCGCATCGGCCGCACCGCGCGCGCCGGGGCGAACGGGCTCGCCATCTCGTTCTGCAACGACGAGGAGAAGGCCTACCTGCGGGACATCGAGCGGACCACGCGCCAGAAGATCCCCGTCGGCGCCTTCCCCGAAGGCTTCAACCCGCCGACCCGCCAGGAGGCCGCCGAGGCCGCTCAGGCCGAGGAGCGCCGTCCGGCACCCCAGGGCCAGCGTCCCGGCCAGCGCCAGGGCCAGCGTCCCGGCGGCGGTCGTCCCGGCGCCGGTGCCCGTCCGGGCGGCGGTCGCGGTGGCCAGCCCGCCGGGCAGGCCCGGTCCGGCCGTCCCCAGGAAGGCCGCGGCGATCGTCCGTCCGAAGGACAGGGCCGTGGCCCCCGTCCCGACCAGCGCGGCGACAACCGCGCTCCGCGCCAGGGTGAGCGCCCGCGCAGCGGTGGCGGCGGCAGCAATGCCGGCGGCGAAGGTCGCGCCATCGGCTGGCTCGATCGCTTCCCGCGTTCCTGA
- a CDS encoding putative acyl-CoA thioester hydrolase, with the protein MAETSDPRGDLTVRTIAMPADTNANGDIFGGWVMSQMDQAGGIAGVDQAQGRVVTVAVDAMTFIRPVRVGDVLCVYTRVESVGRTSMKIQVEAWARRFRTKLREKVTEATFTFVAIDDDGRPRRLPKPEPESSPEP; encoded by the coding sequence ATGGCCGAGACCAGCGACCCGCGTGGGGACCTCACGGTGCGCACCATCGCGATGCCGGCCGACACCAACGCCAACGGCGATATTTTCGGCGGCTGGGTGATGTCGCAGATGGACCAGGCCGGGGGCATCGCCGGCGTCGACCAGGCGCAGGGCCGCGTGGTCACGGTGGCGGTCGATGCGATGACCTTCATCCGCCCGGTACGAGTGGGCGACGTGCTCTGCGTCTATACCCGGGTGGAGAGCGTGGGCCGCACCTCCATGAAGATCCAGGTCGAGGCCTGGGCGCGCCGCTTCCGCACCAAGCTGCGCGAAAAGGTGACTGAGGCGACCTTCACCTTCGTGGCCATCGACGACGACGGACGTCCGCGCCGGCTCCCCAAGCCGGAGCCGGAGAGTTCGCCCGAACCGTGA